Proteins from a single region of Neodiprion virginianus isolate iyNeoVirg1 chromosome 4, iyNeoVirg1.1, whole genome shotgun sequence:
- the LOC124302775 gene encoding elongation of very long chain fatty acids protein AAEL008004-like translates to MDQVVRMVVDAYRDLMDNKSDPRVNGWFMMSGPMPTALICLTYAYCVKVLGPKLMENRKPMKLRKVLIFYNLFQVIFSYWLFKESLVAGWGGHYSFRCQPVDYSNNTLAVRMAHACWWYYMSKFTEFFDTIFFVLRKKNEQVSTLHVIHHGIMPMSVWFGLKFTPGGHSTFFGLLNTFVHIVMYSYYLLAALGPHMQPYLWWKKYLTTLQMVQFVLVMVHAFQLLFIQCNYPKAFVWWIGMHAVLFYFLFRDFYQQAYVKKSRNLAKTDDSNDAKLQNGKVHDGSKSDRKNGLEPGVDTKDEIYAGKYKMATGYISGNGLRNRVFIDNRSISE, encoded by the exons ATGGACCAGGTAGTCAGGATGGTGGTGGACGCCTATCGGGACCTAATGGACAACAAAAGTGACCCGAGAGTCAACGGTTGGTTCATGATGAGCGGTCCAATGCCAACGGCGTTGATATGCCTCACCTACGCTTACTGCGTCAAGGTGCTCGGACCTAAACTGATGGAGAACAGAAAGCCGATGAAGCTCCGGAAGGTTTTGATTTTCTACAACCTGTTCCAAGTCATATTCTCCTACTGGCTCTTCAAAGAG TCTCTCGTTGCCGGGTGGGGCGGTCATTACTCCTTCAGATGTCAGCCGGTCGATTATTCCAACAACACGTTGGCCGTCAGAATGGCCCACGCGTGCTGGTGGTACTACATGTCCAAGTTCACGGAATTCTTCGACACGATATTCTTCGTGCTTAGGAAGAAGAACGAACAGGTGTCGACCCTCCACGTCATCCATCACGGCATAATGCCGATGTCCGTCTGGTTCGGGCTGAAATTCACGCCAG GAGGTCACAGCACGTTCTTCGGTCTGCTCAACACCTTCGTTCACATAGTGATGTACTCCTACTATCTTCTGGCCGCTCTCGGTCCCCATATGCAGCCTTACCTCTGGTGGAAGAAGTACTTGACTACCCTGCAGATGGTCCAGTTTGTTCTGGTGATGGTCCACGCGTTCCAGCTGCTCTTCATCCAGTGCAACTACCCCAAGGCCTTCGTATGGTGGATCGGAATGCACGCCGTGCTCTTCTACTTCCTGTTCAGAGACTTCTACCAGCAGGCCTACGTCAAGAAGTCGCGCAACCTCGCCAAGACCGACGATTCCAACGACGCGAAGCTACAGAACGGCAAGGTTCACGACGGAAGCAAGAGTGACAGGAAGAACGGTCTGGAACCTGGCGTCGATACCAAGGACGAGATATACGCCGGCAAGTACAAAATGGCGACAGGTTACATTTCCGGTAACGGACTTAGGAACAGAGTATTCATAGACAATAGGAGCATCAGCGAATAG